The following nucleotide sequence is from Podospora bellae-mahoneyi strain CBS 112042 chromosome 1 map unlocalized CBS112042p_1, whole genome shotgun sequence.
GGAGGACGCTTCGGGGAAAATGTGGTGGTGCGCTGCTGGGTCCCCAGAGCGCTTCTGCCAGTCGCTTCCACTCGCTCAAGTCCAGTCTCCCCCATCcggccctctcctcctccgcctaCCGCTCTCACCACCGACTTTCTTGCGCTCGCCTGTCGCTGGACATCCATCCTGTCTCTGCAGTGGCTGAAGTCATGAGAATCACTTCTTTTCCAGAGAGACACTGTGGATTCCGCCCATACCTTCGCAGATTAACCTAGCACCACGCTCGCCGCTGCGCCAGCCATCTCGACGCCCCTAGTTGTCCTCTCAACCACCGCGTCGCATTTTTCCTCCCCTTGTCGGAACACCCTCATCTCTTCAGCTTCTGCCCAGCTCTTGACAATTGAGCACCAGCAGGACTCTTGGGGCACTACATTGTGCTATCACCCTCTCTCAGAGCTCGCTCTCGGATCTGTCGTCCCTCGGCCCGGCACCGACATCTTCTCTCCAGCAGACGCGACACCCTTTGCTGGAGAGCACCCTGCCTCGAGAACCGAGTATTCTGTTGAGCCCGACAGATATCTGGGTGCATTTCTACACTACTATCCTTCGGCTTCAGTATTTTGAGCCCTACTGGCAGAATCACATCACGACAGACTGTGTCGCGCTTCGCCCATTTTTGCACCAACGGTGGTGCGAACATTACCTCGACCTTTCCACCCATTTTGGCCGAATCGTCCACATAAACCTCGACAGACTCGAACATTCTCGTAATCACCCGATCTCGACGTCTACATAACTATTCGATACGAGACTTGAACTTTCAGAAATCCTGTCGGTCAGTCTTGGTCGTCAGATCTCGTGTCGCTAGGGCATCCCCGATTAAGCGCCGCTTGCCCACACACTCGCGCACCCCTTCGCGCACCCCTTACACCTGCGTACAGGCCTGCAGCTCGATTACACTCTCGCATTTTTACTGCCCCTCTCGGAGCGGCTTCACGTGGCAAGCAATGGCAGGACTCGATCCCAGACGGTCTTCGAGGGCGCGCGCTACCCAGTCACAGTCACAAGTATCCTCATCGAGCTCCAGTGCCTCGGGCCGGCCGGAACGCAGCTCGAGGCACTTCAACAAAGCTGGCTCTCCACAAAAATCGGCATCCGCTGGCTCGCTCTCCTCTGAACCACCGGAAGATACAATCACTGCCGACGATACATTCGCCACACGCCGTCGAACCCGTGGACAGGGTGACGATCGGGACAGACCTGGCGTCAAGGCCGAAGCGGCCGACATGACCAGCGCCGACGATGATGttcaagaagaggacgaggccgTTCGCTGCGTGTGCGGCAACGAGGAGTACCCAGGGCCACCACCCCTGGAAGATGAACCTAGACATGGGGCCAAAGGGGCTGTTGACATTGACCCAATATTCTTAGCTTCTGTCACGGATGATGTTGCCGGGTTTTTCGTGCAGTGTGATGTTTGCAAAGTTTGGCAGCACGGCGGCTGCGTTGGAATCATGACCAATCCCGGTCCCGATGAGTACTTTTGCGAGCTCTGTCGCCGTGATCTTCACAAATTGTGGACAGCTTCCAACGGGTAAGTATGAATCTTTTCCGTTCTGTGACCGCGCTGGGACGCTGGGCTCAGCTGTGCTCAACAGCTGAGCGCAGACCCGAGATCATGTTTCACCAGCTTGCACCATCCCCGGGCGTTGGGAGGTCACAGTCCATCAATCAATCAAGTTGCTGACATCGTGGCTCGCAGGAATACCTACTCTTTCTATCTTCCCTTGCGGCGACAGTCGAGGACCTCGTCGAGATCTGCGTCTCTGAACAAAGAAGGCACACGATCGCCCACCAAAGAGAAGGAAACGCGAAGCGGACGAGCCACCTCGGCGAACCAAGCTTCGAAACGGCGGTCGACTATGAACAGCCGCGAGGCTGCTTATGACGAAGCGGAAGCTCTGAGAAGGGCCATTGAGGCCAGCAAAGAGGAAGCTCATCTCGAGCCCGAGGGCGTTCCTAGGCGGCCTAAGAGGGGGCGAAGCGACAGCGAGGAGTACGTGCCGTTGGCTGCGGTCAGTAGCGTTGCTAACTTTGATCAAAGGAAGCAGGAGGGTGCCAAAAGGCAACGCACCAGCTCTCGATCAGTGTCTCCATCCGTCGACAAGACGGCCGACGAATCGGACGATCCCAAAGGTCCTAGTCGAAACGGGACCAAGTCAAAGCCGCGCGGCGGCGCACGCAATAACCGGAACGAGAAGCTTTccgaaaaggaggaaaaagaaagacaaCGGCAAGAGGCTGCGAACaagagaaaggggagggcCGAACGTCGGCGAGCTGATGGTACGGCGTCCACGAGTTTTGTGAAGGTGTCCGAGGCTCACACGGATGCAGATTCAGATCCTTCAGAAGAGCTGTCGTTGGCAGCTCGGGCCATAGTCAGCAAAACGGCAGCACCAGTCACCGGAGACACGAGCACAAGCGAGACGGCCGCAGAGACTGTTCAGCAGCCCTCCGCCccagaacagcagcagcctcctccagcatcGCAACCGACCCCTGACTCACCGCCCACGCCTGCCATATCACAGACCAAGACGGACAAGAAAAAGTCGCACAAACGAAAAGGGCGCAACCAGTACACGCGCGATGACGAAGCCTC
It contains:
- the CTI6 gene encoding Histone deacetylase complex subunit (BUSCO:EOG09260NE0; EggNog:ENOG503NYTJ; COG:S); the protein is MAGLDPRRSSRARATQSQSQVSSSSSSASGRPERSSRHFNKAGSPQKSASAGSLSSEPPEDTITADDTFATRRRTRGQGDDRDRPGVKAEAADMTSADDDVQEEDEAVRCVCGNEEYPGPPPLEDEPRHGAKGAVDIDPIFLASVTDDVAGFFVQCDVCKVWQHGGCVGIMTNPGPDEYFCELCRRDLHKLWTASNGCAQQLSADPRSCFTSLHHPRALGGHSPSINQVADIVARRNTYSFYLPLRRQSRTSSRSASLNKEGTRSPTKEKETRSGRATSANQASKRRSTMNSREAAYDEAEALRRAIEASKEEAHLEPEGVPRRPKRGRSDSEEKQEGAKRQRTSSRSVSPSVDKTADESDDPKGPSRNGTKSKPRGGARNNRNEKLSEKEEKERQRQEAANKRKGRAERRRADDSDPSEELSLAARAIVSKTAAPVTGDTSTSETAAETVQQPSAPEQQQPPPASQPTPDSPPTPAISQTKTDKKKSHKRKGRNQYTRDDEASPARSVSRDIQKDEHPPAGKGHHHGDGVGKAAHSRSRGGMNSKVTMNDMKRRAAALLEFISRTQVELAGETAEDAARNDVAKAVIVNPTSAPAVTNGTNGITTDDSTQNTSTTGPTSALESQEREFKELGCVEMMDSLTRRLVKWQQEYAV